One Mauremys mutica isolate MM-2020 ecotype Southern chromosome 19, ASM2049712v1, whole genome shotgun sequence genomic window carries:
- the LOC123352872 gene encoding C-C motif chemokine 3-like: protein MKVSVAALVFVLSMACCSQSSIKEKSFAMSWGIMSDCCVTYTSRQIPRGLVTDYFVTSSMCAQPAVVFITKKDRKICTNPKDAWVQEYVNDLK, encoded by the exons ATGAAGGTCTCTGTGGCTGCCCTTGTCTTTGTCCTCAGCATGGCCTGCTGCTCCCAGTCCTCCATCAAAGAAAAGAGTTTTGCAA TGAGCTGGGGTATCATGTCCGACTGCTGCGTCACCTACACATCCCGGCAGATCCCCCGCGGCTTAGTGACTGACTATTTTGTCACCAGCAGCATGTGCGCCCAGCCAGCTGTAGT ATTTATCACGAAGAAAGATCGTAAAATTTGCACCAACCCCAAAGATGCCTGGGTTCAAGAGTATGTGAACGACCTGAAATAG